From Mucilaginibacter rubeus, a single genomic window includes:
- a CDS encoding plasmid mobilization protein — MADLKKLIGRPKLAEGKRTKFINVRFTEVEYREIADLEKELGISKTDLIRMRMLSDAKKVVINSRELIRYIDSAGAEMGRIGNNINQLAKHANTLRLKSALNPEVITQFNFLFDEYIHVQQQFEVSLRKIIRAMGI, encoded by the coding sequence ATGGCTGACCTAAAGAAGTTAATCGGGAGACCAAAATTAGCGGAGGGCAAACGAACCAAGTTTATCAACGTCAGGTTTACTGAAGTGGAATATCGGGAAATTGCCGACCTCGAAAAAGAGCTGGGTATTTCTAAAACAGATCTGATCAGAATGCGCATGCTATCCGATGCGAAAAAAGTCGTAATCAATTCCCGGGAGTTAATTAGATACATTGACAGCGCCGGCGCTGAAATGGGAAGAATTGGAAATAATATCAATCAATTAGCCAAACATGCCAATACGCTAAGATTAAAAAGTGCATTAAACCCGGAGGTTATTACGCAATTCAACTTTTTGTTTGATGAATACATCCATGTTCAACAGCAATTTGAGGTGTCCCTTCGTAAAATCATCAGGGCAATGGGCATTTGA
- a CDS encoding relaxase/mobilization nuclease domain-containing protein, whose translation MKYNTNKVDRNTGELMLIANFGAIQALNNPRPQDLVNYLLMISAQNKGITNTQFHAVVSATGRSYSKQELTKAAVMWMKEMKYGEQPYLIVFHKDTDNNHVHIVSSRVGKDGKQIDRDYEQVRAVRNMNKVLGYDFAMQYRFSTKAQFYLILENLRFLGRDYLNEEKIQKRIQSYKPDKARIAELKGLFMIHRADTDFVRQMKTQYGLDLIFHSSEGKAPYGYSVIDHSTKQVFKGSEILNLKMLLDADINIGLLQHPPIIDLYDYLSENAITYYSEQSTEPIYIQPVMIADDVDDQQVLGMKRRRQRKARTNTR comes from the coding sequence GTGAAGTACAATACGAACAAAGTTGACCGGAATACAGGCGAACTGATGCTGATTGCCAACTTCGGTGCTATCCAGGCACTCAACAATCCCCGGCCACAGGATCTGGTAAACTATCTGTTAATGATTTCAGCACAGAACAAAGGCATTACAAACACACAATTCCATGCCGTCGTTTCGGCTACCGGCCGCAGTTATAGCAAACAGGAATTGACAAAAGCCGCAGTGATGTGGATGAAAGAAATGAAGTACGGCGAGCAACCTTATCTCATTGTCTTTCATAAAGACACAGATAATAACCACGTACATATTGTGAGTTCCCGTGTAGGAAAGGACGGAAAGCAGATTGACCGCGATTACGAACAGGTGCGGGCAGTCCGAAATATGAACAAAGTGTTAGGCTATGACTTTGCTATGCAATACCGGTTTAGTACTAAAGCACAGTTCTATCTGATACTGGAAAACCTACGCTTTCTTGGCCGGGATTACCTCAATGAGGAAAAGATTCAAAAGCGAATACAATCCTATAAACCAGACAAAGCACGAATAGCAGAATTAAAAGGATTGTTTATGATCCACAGAGCAGACACTGATTTTGTCCGGCAGATGAAAACGCAATATGGACTTGACCTTATATTTCATTCTTCGGAAGGTAAAGCGCCATACGGTTATTCGGTCATCGACCATTCCACAAAGCAGGTCTTCAAAGGAAGCGAAATCCTTAACCTTAAAATGCTTTTGGATGCGGACATCAATATTGGTCTGTTACAACACCCGCCAATCATTGACCTATACGACTACCTAAGTGAGAACGCAATAACCTATTATTCCGAACAGTCCACGGAACCAATCTACATTCAGCCGGTGATGATTGCCGATGATGTAGACGACCAGCAGGTGCTTGGCATGAAACGCCGGAGGCAAAGGAAAGCAAGAACAAATACCCGGTAA